The Tumebacillus sp. BK434 genome segment TTTTGCCGAACGCGCGGCCGAGCTCGGGGAGTTTGGACGGGCCGAAGACGATCAGGGCGAGGACGATGATCAAAATCAGGCCGGGGATGCCGATGTTGGTGAGCATATGGGATCAGCCTCCTACAGTTTGAATCCGGTGATCGCGACGACCGCCGGGCGTGGCTGGGAGTCGCCTTTGCGGTGCGGCCACATCGAGGTCGGCTTGTTGACCTCTTTGGTCTGCTCGCCCGGATGCTGTACCGACAGGAACAGGGTGGTCTCATCGGGCGTGAAGGACGGGCCGGTCAGTTCCGATTCGACCGGAGCGGAGGCGAACTGCATCGCTTCGCCTGCATTTTTGCCGACGGTCGGGATGACATAGAGACCGTTGTTGCCGAAGTGGGTGTGCACGCCTTTGTTCAGCGAGGAGCCGGAGATGTCGGTGACCGTCCAGAGGTTGCCGTTGCTGTCGAAAGTCAGGTTGTCCGGCGCCGAGAAGCCGGATTGACGGCCGCCCGCTGCGAAGATCTCGAAGTCGAATTCCAGCGCGCCGAGGTCGTTATCCTTCTCGAAGAAGCGCGTGATGTGACCGTGGATGTTGCCATGGTTGTCGTTGTTGGTGTGGGCGATGAAGATCGTGTTGTCGAACGGCGAGATCTCCACGTCCTCCGGGCGGTCGGTCGGAGTCCCGCCGAGGATCAGGGCTGCTTCGCTGGCGTAGACGAGCACGTCCGCTTGGGTTTGGAACTGCGCTTTGAGCTGGTCGGCCGTTTTGGAGATCAGCGACGGCACTTTGAAGCCTTGTGTGTTCAGCGCTTTTTGCACGGCGTCGAGGGTCAGCGCGACCC includes the following:
- the tatA gene encoding twin-arginine translocase TatA/TatE family subunit translates to MLTNIGIPGLILIIVLALIVFGPSKLPELGRAFGKTLSEFKTATRGLVGGGDDDDKEKKEKLA